The following nucleotide sequence is from Candidatus Bipolaricaulis sibiricus.
GACTCCCGCAGCGGCACCGGCTGTCCGGTCTCGGGGTCGATGACCTGGGCTTCGATCACCAGCCGCACCCCGCCCTGCAGATCGAGGCCCAGCTTGATCACTTCCTGGAACGGGAGGAACGGGTACAGAAGGCCAATCGAGGCGAACAGCGCCACGATGACGGAGCCAAACCGAATCCAATCCAAGCGTCTCATCGCCGCACCTACTTCCGCACCTTGTCCACGATGCTGCCCTTGGACAGCCGCAGCTTGCCTTCCTCCACGGTGAGGGTCACGGAGTCTTCGCTGATCTCCTCGATCGTGCCGAAGATCCCGCCGGCCGTGATCACCCGGTCACCGCGCTTGAGCGAGCCGAGGAGGTCGCGGTGTTCCTTCTGACGGCGGCGCTGGGGCCGGATCAGGAGGAAGTAGAAGATGGCGGCGAACGCCACGAGCATCACCACGAGGGTGATCATGGACTGGGACGTCTGGGGGTCATCCATCTTGACACCACTCCTTTCTCTTCCAGAGTCTGCGCGCACCTGCGGCCACGTACAAGACGGCCACCAGCGCAATCCCGCCGCTCCACAACGCGAACGCCAGCCCGGTCAGGTCGCGGCCCAGCGCCACTACATGGTGCAGCAGGGCGAAAAGATCGAACCAAAGTATAGCGTACAGCACGACGGCAATCGACCGGCTCCGGGCGAGGTCGAGCGCAATCGTCAAAAGCGGAACCGGAATCCACGCCCAGAACCCCGTCGACGAGCCAACCACCCCCAGCGCGAGGAGCAGGAGGGCGTGCCCTGGAAGGAGCCGAACCGGGGACGTTGGCCCGAGGGTGCCCCGGCTCTCGCGCCACAGCCCGTACCCCCACACGACGAGAAGCAGAGCTCCGGCCCCCAGCCGCCACGCCACGGGATAGGGGACGACGGCCAGCGAGAGCCCGATGACCGCCACGCTACCCGCAAGGAACGCGACAGCCCTCATGCCAGGTAGGGAAGAAACGCCGTCGCCAGGCCGAGGAACAACCCGATCCCAATCAGGTCGCCGATCGTGGTCGCGACCGGTCCGGACATCATCGCCGGATCCAGTCTGAGACGCCGGAACAGAAACGGGAGGGCACCGCCGGTCAGGCACGCCGCAATCGTCGTTCCGGCCAGCGCGATTGCGGCCACGGCCCCGAACAACGGCTTCCGCCACAGGAGCGTGGCAATGAGCCCAATCTGCGCGCCGAGTGCCACGCCCGCGAGCACTCCCACCCGCAGTTCCTTCCACATGATCCACGGCAGATCCGACCAGTGAACCGCGCCCACCGCGATGCCGCGGATCGCCACCGCCAGGGCCTGCGCCGCGGCGTTCCCGCTCATGTCGGCGATGAGAGGCATGAGCGAAGCCACGAACGCGATCTCGGCGATCGTGGCCTCGAACCGGCTGATCACCCCGGCCACCGTGAGGTTGAGCAGGACGAGCCCCATCAACCACGGGAGGCGCTTCCGCACCGACACCTGGGGCGGATCGAGGGGGTGGTCCTCACCCGCCGGAATGCCGCCCAGCTTGAGGGCGTCCTCGGTCGCCTCCTCACGGATCACGTCGATCACGTCGTCGATCGTGACGATCCCAAGGAGTCGCTGGTTCTCGTCCACCACCGGGAGGGCGAGGAAGTTGTACTTGTCGAACGTGCGGGCGACCTCCTCCTTGTCCATCGTCACCGGCAGCGTGACCGGGTCGGAGCGCATGATCCGGTGGAGCGGCGTGTCAGGGCGGGCGAGCACCAGGTCGCGCAGCGACAGGACGCCCAGCAGCTTGCCTCCTCCGTTCACCACGTACGCGTAGTAGACCGTCTCCGCGTCCTCGGCCCGTGCCCGCAGCTCCTGGATCGCCCGTTCCGCCGTCATGTCCGCCGGCAGGGCCACGACCTCGGTCGACATGAGGCCACCCGCGCTGTCCGGGGGATAGGCGAGGAGCTCCCCCAGCTGCTTCGCCTCCCGCACCTCGAGGCGGGACAGGATGTCCTGCACCGTCTCCGGGGGGAGCTCGGCGAGGAGGTCCACCGCGTCGTCCGGCTCCATGTGGGACAAGATGTGCGCCGCGTCCTCGCGGTTGAGTTCGGCCAGCAGCCGCGCCGCCTCGTCGGGCTCCATCTCCCCCAGCGGTTCCGCCGCCGCCCGCCGCCGGTACAGGCGGTGGAGGAGGTCCACCGCCTCGTCCTCGTTCAGCGCGGCCAGGATCTCCGCAATTTCGGCGGGATGGCGGCGAAGGAGCGCCGAGACATCAAGACGGGGGGTCGGTTCCTCAGCCATGACAGCCGACTATACCCGCCACCCCCGGTCCCGCCCACACGACGGAACGGGCTACAGAACGGCGATCAGTCCGAGCGAGGCGGCGAGCACGATCCCGCCCGCGAGGAGGACTCCAAGGGCGATCCGGGGGAGCGACCGCCGGAGGGGGATCCCGAGGAGAAACGCGGCGAGGCATCCCGTCCAGGCGCCGGTCATCGGGAGCGGTATCGCCACAAACAGCACGAGCGCCCACGGTCCCCACCGCCGGAAGCGGGCGTGGTGGCGCTCCTGTTGCCAGGCCAGGTACCACCGCCCCGCCCGCCCGAGCGGCCCCGGGAGGACGCGAACGAGGCGCACGATCCGGTCCAGGCCAAGAAGGAGGAACGGCACCGGGAGAAGATTCCCCCCCACGGCGAGGGCGTACGCGGCGGCCGGGGAGAACCCGAGGGCGAGGGCCAGCGGGAGCCCGCCCCGCAGCTCCGCGATCGGGAGCGCCGAGACGAGCAGCACCTGGCCCACCCCGCCCCAGTCCATGCGCGGATTATGCCCGGCCCGGCCTTGGGCGGGGCCCCGCTCCCGCGTACGATTGCCGGCGTGACCACGGACAGACAGCCGATCCGCCTGCACAACACGCTGACTCGGAAGCTCGAGGACCTCGTCGTTCCGGACCGCACGGTGCGGATGTACGTCTGCGGCCCGACCGTGTACGACCTCATCCACATCGGGAACGCCCGGCCGATGATCGTGTTCGACGCCCTGCGCCGGTACCTCGAGTCACGCGGGTACACCGTGATCTACGTTCAGAACGTGACCGACATCGAGGACAAGATCATCCGCCGGGCACAGGAGGAGGGGCGCACCGCCGACGAGGTCGCCGCCCACTACACCGAGGAGTATTTCCGCGACCTGGCCGCGCTGGGGGTGGCGCGGCCCACCCACTCCCCCCGGGCCACGGCCTACGTCCCGCAGATGATCGCGTTTGTGGAGAAGCTCGTCGCCTCCGGCCACGCCTACGTTGTGGACGGCGACGTGTACTTTTCCGTGGAGAGCTTCCCCGAGTACGGCAAGCTTTCCGGGCGGGCCCGCGACGACCAGGAGGCCGGGGCACGGGTCGAGGTCGACGACAAGAAGCGCCACCCCGCCGACTTTGCCCTGTGGAAGAGGAGCAAGCCCGGCGAGCCCTCCTGGCCCTCCCCGTGGGGGGAGGGGCGGCCCGGCTGGCACACGGAGTGCGTGGTGATGTCCCGCGACCTCCTTGGGGAGACGGTGGACATCCACGCCGGGGGGAGCGACCTCATCTTCCCCCACCACGAGAACGAGCTGGCCCAAGCCGAGGCCGCGACCGGGAAGCCCTTCGTCCGCATTTGGCTCCACAACGGGCTTCTCACCGTGCGCGGCGAGCGGATGGGCAAGTCTGTGGGGAACTTTGAGTACGCCCGCGACGTTGTGGCCAAGCACGGCGGCGAGGCGGTGCGCTACTTCTACCTCTCCCGCGACTGGCGCAAACCCCTCGACTTCTCCGACGACGCCGTGGCCGAGGCGGGGCGAGCCGTGAACCGGGTGTACGACTTCCTGTGGGGAGC
It contains:
- a CDS encoding Protein translocase subunit YajC; translated protein: MDDPQTSQSMITLVVMLVAFAAIFYFLLIRPQRRRQKEHRDLLGSLKRGDRVITAGGIFGTIEEISEDSVTLTVEEGKLRLSKGSIVDKVRK
- a CDS encoding Mg/Co/Ni transporter MgtE, CBS domain-containing, coding for MAEEPTPRLDVSALLRRHPAEIAEILAALNEDEAVDLLHRLYRRRAAAEPLGEMEPDEAARLLAELNREDAAHILSHMEPDDAVDLLAELPPETVQDILSRLEVREAKQLGELLAYPPDSAGGLMSTEVVALPADMTAERAIQELRARAEDAETVYYAYVVNGGGKLLGVLSLRDLVLARPDTPLHRIMRSDPVTLPVTMDKEEVARTFDKYNFLALPVVDENQRLLGIVTIDDVIDVIREEATEDALKLGGIPAGEDHPLDPPQVSVRKRLPWLMGLVLLNLTVAGVISRFEATIAEIAFVASLMPLIADMSGNAAAQALAVAIRGIAVGAVHWSDLPWIMWKELRVGVLAGVALGAQIGLIATLLWRKPLFGAVAAIALAGTTIAACLTGGALPFLFRRLRLDPAMMSGPVATTIGDLIGIGLFLGLATAFLPYLA
- a CDS encoding Cysteinyl-tRNA synthetase — translated: MPGPALGGAPLPRTIAGVTTDRQPIRLHNTLTRKLEDLVVPDRTVRMYVCGPTVYDLIHIGNARPMIVFDALRRYLESRGYTVIYVQNVTDIEDKIIRRAQEEGRTADEVAAHYTEEYFRDLAALGVARPTHSPRATAYVPQMIAFVEKLVASGHAYVVDGDVYFSVESFPEYGKLSGRARDDQEAGARVEVDDKKRHPADFALWKRSKPGEPSWPSPWGEGRPGWHTECVVMSRDLLGETVDIHAGGSDLIFPHHENELAQAEAATGKPFVRIWLHNGLLTVRGERMGKSVGNFEYARDVVAKHGGEAVRYFYLSRDWRKPLDFSDDAVAEAGRAVNRVYDFLWGAEALPVEAPTEPSPELQELEARFHGVLEEDFTTPGALGVLQEIVGVGHGRRQAGDLGGAKAAAALIRRLGGSLGLFQAPRPATSALADDLIQLLVELRAELRAAKQFALADRVRERLFALGVELRDGPEGTRWALRPPSPEPGARAGEG